Proteins encoded by one window of Gordonia jinghuaiqii:
- a CDS encoding resuscitation-promoting factor, translating into MSPKSVFSKINASDSLRARLAVGAVCATVAAGGIMGVAMHKNVTIDVDGDARTVPTMAMSVEGLLEAEGLAPAEGDKVSPGLDAGFGDGQTIKVNRRKEVTLDIEGTSDVVITNASTVDQLLDERGLAHAAEESEFGEELPVKGGKIEIALPKPVNLVDGPVKKRPTVAAHTVADLLETLGTPLNAEDKVTPAPDTKVTPNLKVVVTRIKTEDVTLTEAVAPPEVKKEDPSLVRDRKVVEKKGKPGEARVTYKVTTVNGKVVKRDKLNSEVLTEPVAATVRIGTKPGAPFVPNGSVWDALAACEATGNWAINTGNGFYGGVQFDQNTWERWGGLEYAPRADLATREEQIAVASKTQAVQGWGAWPSCSSKLGLR; encoded by the coding sequence GTGTCGCCGAAATCGGTGTTCTCCAAGATCAACGCGTCCGACTCGTTGCGCGCCCGGTTGGCCGTCGGTGCCGTCTGCGCCACCGTCGCCGCCGGCGGGATCATGGGTGTCGCCATGCACAAGAACGTCACGATCGACGTCGACGGCGACGCTCGGACCGTGCCCACGATGGCCATGTCGGTCGAGGGCCTCCTCGAGGCCGAGGGACTCGCACCCGCCGAGGGCGACAAGGTCAGCCCCGGACTCGACGCCGGTTTCGGCGACGGCCAGACCATCAAGGTCAACCGCCGCAAGGAAGTGACCCTCGACATCGAGGGCACGAGCGACGTCGTCATCACCAATGCCTCGACCGTCGACCAGCTGCTCGACGAGCGCGGACTGGCCCACGCCGCCGAGGAGTCAGAGTTCGGCGAGGAGCTGCCGGTCAAGGGCGGCAAGATCGAGATCGCCCTGCCCAAGCCGGTGAATCTGGTCGACGGGCCCGTGAAGAAACGTCCGACCGTCGCCGCGCACACCGTCGCAGATCTTCTCGAGACGCTCGGCACACCGCTGAACGCCGAGGACAAGGTCACCCCGGCACCTGACACCAAGGTCACCCCCAACCTGAAGGTCGTCGTCACCCGGATCAAGACCGAGGACGTCACCCTCACCGAGGCCGTCGCGCCGCCCGAGGTGAAGAAAGAGGACCCCAGCCTCGTCCGTGACCGCAAGGTCGTCGAGAAGAAGGGGAAGCCCGGGGAGGCGCGGGTGACGTATAAGGTCACCACCGTGAACGGGAAAGTGGTCAAGCGCGACAAGCTCAACAGTGAGGTGCTGACCGAGCCCGTCGCGGCGACCGTCCGCATCGGCACCAAGCCCGGTGCGCCGTTCGTGCCGAACGGCTCGGTCTGGGACGCGCTCGCCGCCTGCGAGGCGACCGGCAACTGGGCGATCAACACCGGCAACGGCTTCTACGGCGGAGTGCAGTTCGATCAGAACACCTGGGAACGCTGGGGCGGGCTGGAGTACGCCCCCCGCGCCGACCTCGCCACCCGCGAAGAGCAGATCGCGGTCGCCTCGAAGACACAGGCCGTGCAGGGCTGGGGCGCCTGGCCGTCCTGCTCGTCCAAGCTGGGCCTGCGCTGA
- the rsmA gene encoding 16S rRNA (adenine(1518)-N(6)/adenine(1519)-N(6))-dimethyltransferase RsmA — protein sequence MAVLLVQAGPALIDDTPDGAAAPRLLGPAQIRELAAEVGVRPTKTLGQNFVHDANTVRRIVAASGVGPEDTVLEVGPGLGSLTLALLGTAGKVVAIEIDPVLAQRLPATIAEYAPGRQERFQVILADALHVTRDDLPVAPTALVANLPYNVSVPVLLHLLGLFPEITTALVMVQAEVADRLAAGPGSRTYGVPSAKARYHGRVSRAGSVGRNVFWPEPKVESGLVRVERTDDYPTDPVMRQQVFAAIDAAFAQRRKTLRSALAGWAGSPAEAERRLRAAGIDPGLRGERLDIDDFVRLAQTT from the coding sequence CTGGCCGTCCTGCTCGTCCAAGCTGGGCCTGCGCTGATCGACGACACACCCGACGGGGCCGCCGCACCTCGCCTGCTCGGGCCCGCGCAGATCCGCGAGCTGGCCGCCGAGGTCGGGGTCCGCCCGACCAAGACGCTGGGCCAGAACTTCGTCCACGACGCCAACACGGTTCGACGTATCGTCGCAGCCTCCGGTGTGGGTCCCGAGGACACCGTCCTCGAAGTCGGGCCGGGGCTGGGTTCGCTGACCCTGGCGCTGCTGGGAACGGCAGGGAAAGTCGTCGCGATCGAGATCGACCCCGTTCTCGCGCAACGACTTCCGGCGACGATCGCCGAGTATGCCCCCGGCCGGCAGGAGCGTTTCCAGGTCATCCTGGCCGACGCCCTGCATGTCACCCGCGACGATCTTCCGGTGGCGCCCACCGCTCTCGTCGCGAACCTCCCGTACAACGTGTCCGTCCCGGTGCTGTTGCACCTGCTCGGTCTGTTCCCCGAGATCACCACCGCACTCGTCATGGTTCAGGCCGAGGTCGCCGACCGGCTGGCCGCCGGTCCCGGCAGCCGCACCTACGGCGTGCCGAGCGCCAAGGCGCGCTATCACGGCCGCGTGAGCCGCGCCGGTTCCGTGGGCCGCAACGTGTTCTGGCCCGAGCCGAAGGTCGAATCCGGCCTCGTTCGCGTGGAGCGAACCGACGATTACCCCACCGATCCGGTGATGCGCCAGCAGGTGTTCGCCGCGATCGACGCCGCGTTTGCCCAGCGCCGCAAGACATTACGGTCGGCACTGGCGGGCTGGGCGGGCTCGCCCGCCGAAGCGGAGCGTCGACTACGGGCCGCCGGAATCGATCCCGGTCTCCGTGGCGAGCGGCTCGACATCGACGACTTCGTTCGGCTCGCCCAGACCACCTGA
- a CDS encoding LLM class F420-dependent oxidoreductase, whose amino-acid sequence MATRFGYTLMTEQAGPKELVRYAVGAEEAGFDFEVSSDHYFPWLSSQGHAPYAWSVLGAVAHATDRVELMTYVTCPTIRYHPAIVAQKAATMQILADGRFTLGLGSGENLNEHVVGEGWPSVADRQDMLAEAIEIIRKLHTGDLVDFRGEFFQVDAGRIWDVPDQPVPIGVAVAGNSGIDTFGPLAEHLIAVEPNADLVTAWNEHSSTTTIGEQGSRAIGQIPICWDPDREKAINRAHEQFRWFAGGWDVNADLRTTAGFAAATQFVTPYDVAGNIPCGPDLDQIVDAVKPYWEAGFTDVALIQIGGETQDDFLREAAPELLEKLRAASS is encoded by the coding sequence ATGGCAACCCGATTCGGCTACACCCTGATGACCGAGCAGGCCGGACCCAAAGAACTGGTCCGTTACGCGGTCGGTGCCGAGGAGGCCGGTTTCGACTTCGAGGTCTCCAGCGACCACTACTTCCCGTGGCTCTCCTCCCAGGGGCATGCACCGTACGCGTGGTCGGTCCTCGGCGCGGTCGCCCACGCGACCGACCGGGTCGAGTTGATGACCTATGTGACGTGCCCCACGATCCGCTACCACCCGGCCATCGTCGCGCAGAAGGCCGCGACGATGCAGATCCTCGCCGACGGACGATTCACGCTCGGCCTCGGATCGGGTGAGAACCTGAACGAGCATGTGGTGGGTGAGGGATGGCCGTCGGTGGCCGACCGTCAGGACATGCTCGCCGAGGCCATCGAGATCATCCGCAAGTTGCACACCGGGGACCTCGTGGACTTCCGCGGCGAGTTCTTTCAGGTCGACGCCGGGCGCATCTGGGACGTTCCGGACCAGCCGGTCCCGATAGGCGTTGCGGTGGCAGGGAATTCGGGGATCGACACGTTCGGCCCGCTCGCCGAGCATCTGATCGCGGTCGAGCCGAATGCCGACCTCGTGACGGCGTGGAACGAGCACTCCTCCACCACGACGATCGGCGAGCAGGGCTCGCGGGCGATCGGCCAGATCCCGATCTGCTGGGACCCCGATCGCGAGAAGGCGATCAACCGTGCGCACGAGCAGTTCCGGTGGTTCGCCGGCGGTTGGGATGTCAACGCCGACCTGCGTACCACCGCCGGTTTCGCGGCAGCGACCCAATTCGTCACGCCCTACGATGTCGCGGGCAACATCCCGTGCGGCCCCGACCTCGATCAGATCGTGGACGCGGTGAAACCCTACTGGGAGGCGGGATTCACCGATGTCGCACTCATCCAGATCGGCGGCGAAACACAGGACGACTTCCTGCGTGAGGCGGCGCCCGAACTTCTGGAGAAACTGCGGGCCGCGTCGAGCTGA
- a CDS encoding HAD family hydrolase: protein MPDQNTTETIDTVLLDVDGTLIDSTYLHALAWMRAFAAHDLTPLWWRVHRAIGMGGDRLVGEICGDEVEESLGDTLRDAWSEHYRGMLADVRPLPGAVDLIRGLLDADYRVALASSGKSEFTDAALDSMGLHRDDFAAVTTSDDADSSKPAPDILSVALERAGGGRAVVVGDTVWDIESAHRLPADCVAVRSGGFAEGELRDAGAILVVDDVGDLVARGWRP from the coding sequence ATGCCCGACCAGAACACGACTGAAACCATCGACACAGTGCTCCTCGACGTCGACGGAACACTCATCGACTCGACGTACCTGCACGCCCTGGCATGGATGCGGGCCTTCGCAGCGCACGATCTGACGCCCCTGTGGTGGCGCGTCCACCGCGCGATCGGCATGGGCGGCGACCGTCTGGTCGGCGAGATCTGCGGCGACGAGGTCGAGGAGTCGCTCGGGGACACGCTGCGCGATGCCTGGTCCGAGCACTATCGCGGGATGCTTGCGGACGTGCGACCGCTGCCGGGCGCCGTCGACCTGATCCGCGGTCTGCTCGACGCCGACTACCGGGTGGCGCTGGCGTCGTCGGGCAAGTCCGAGTTCACCGACGCCGCGCTGGACTCCATGGGACTGCACCGGGACGACTTCGCCGCCGTGACCACCTCCGACGATGCCGACTCGTCGAAGCCTGCACCCGACATCCTCTCCGTGGCACTCGAACGCGCCGGCGGTGGGCGAGCGGTCGTGGTGGGTGACACGGTGTGGGATATCGAGTCGGCACACCGCCTTCCGGCCGACTGCGTGGCGGTGCGATCCGGCGGCTTCGCCGAGGGTGAACTCCGCGACGCGGGGGCGATACTGGTCGTCGACGATGTCGGCGATCTCGTCGCCAGGGGATGGCGTCCCTGA
- a CDS encoding 4-(cytidine 5'-diphospho)-2-C-methyl-D-erythritol kinase, producing the protein MPRTSLSVVSDSITARAPSKVNLHLGVGPRRDDGYHDLVTVFQALSLHDDIRVARANEMSVTVRGEGAGSVPTDGANIAVRAAVALADWAGRTGRVSIDIDKSIPVAGGMAGGSADAAGALVALAALWKLDIGRDDLAAIAADLGSDVPFALHGNTALGTGRGERLMQVLSRGEFHWVLALAREGLSTPAVYRELDRLRDSRSGGVAADDERDLLRRPDDLMQALASGDARAVAPLLHNDLQPAALSLQPTLRRTLRAGIDAGALGGIVSGSGPTCAFLCADEISAVNVAAELSGAGVARSVRTACGPAPGTRVLGTPEQAH; encoded by the coding sequence GTGCCGCGAACGTCTCTGTCGGTGGTGTCCGACTCCATCACCGCGCGGGCCCCGTCGAAGGTGAATCTGCACCTCGGTGTGGGTCCGCGCCGAGATGACGGGTACCACGATCTGGTCACCGTCTTCCAAGCCCTGTCGCTCCACGACGACATCCGTGTCGCCCGTGCCAACGAGATGAGCGTCACCGTCCGCGGGGAGGGTGCCGGATCGGTACCGACCGACGGCGCCAATATCGCCGTCCGTGCCGCGGTGGCCCTCGCCGACTGGGCCGGCCGCACGGGCCGGGTCTCCATCGACATCGACAAGTCCATCCCGGTCGCCGGCGGAATGGCCGGGGGCAGTGCCGATGCCGCGGGTGCACTAGTGGCGCTGGCCGCGCTCTGGAAACTCGACATCGGACGCGACGACCTCGCCGCCATCGCCGCCGATCTCGGCAGCGACGTTCCCTTTGCGCTACACGGCAACACGGCGCTGGGGACCGGACGCGGCGAACGGCTCATGCAGGTGCTCTCGCGCGGCGAGTTCCACTGGGTACTCGCGCTCGCCCGCGAGGGGCTGTCCACCCCCGCGGTGTATCGCGAGCTGGATCGGTTGCGCGACAGCCGCTCTGGCGGCGTCGCCGCCGACGACGAGCGTGACCTGTTGCGCCGCCCGGACGATCTGATGCAGGCCCTGGCGTCGGGCGACGCACGCGCCGTGGCCCCGTTGCTGCACAACGACCTGCAACCCGCCGCCCTCAGCCTGCAACCGACACTGCGACGCACGCTGCGCGCGGGTATCGATGCCGGAGCGCTCGGTGGCATCGTCTCCGGCTCGGGACCGACGTGCGCCTTCCTGTGCGCCGACGAGATCAGTGCGGTCAACGTCGCCGCCGAACTGTCCGGGGCGGGCGTGGCCCGCTCCGTGCGCACGGCATGCGGTCCGGCGCCGGGCACGCGTGTACTGGGAACTCCCGAACAGGCTCACTGA
- a CDS encoding lipase family protein, with protein MPGRPPMRIAALVVAVLAWTGLFATAAPAHAAAPDNGFVFTTADVADDQLPTAASAGTRLTYATRDQRGRPAMSSGVYWLPEGTPPAGGWPVVSWAHGTVGIADECAPTRHRLGDGVELPVRAALEAGYAVTATDYAGLGTAGENEYLGGRAAAHSVIDMIRAARSVENTLGARWVSIGHSQGGHAAIQAGRLAPEYAPELPVEGVVAIAPVSLLEELFGIFGPRVPALGALNVLSAPFLYTLAGLDHAHPELRVTDFLTTDGKRFLDRSRSRCNGDLVDALRSVSPGSLVDRSFTDDQSFRNALREYAEVPTSGYPAKVTIAHGILDPVLPYLLSRKLRSAMSDNGVDVDLKTYARADHSSVVDGSLPDVLAAIRQAFGD; from the coding sequence ATGCCTGGCAGACCTCCGATGCGTATCGCGGCGCTCGTCGTCGCCGTACTGGCCTGGACCGGTCTGTTCGCCACCGCGGCGCCCGCGCATGCGGCCGCCCCGGACAACGGATTCGTGTTCACCACCGCCGACGTCGCCGACGACCAGCTCCCCACGGCGGCCTCAGCGGGCACCCGTCTGACCTATGCGACGCGGGACCAACGCGGACGCCCGGCGATGTCGAGTGGGGTGTACTGGCTGCCCGAGGGGACGCCGCCCGCCGGCGGGTGGCCGGTCGTGTCGTGGGCGCACGGGACGGTCGGCATCGCCGACGAGTGCGCACCGACCCGGCACCGCCTCGGCGACGGCGTCGAGCTGCCGGTCCGGGCCGCTCTGGAAGCCGGCTACGCGGTCACCGCCACCGACTACGCCGGCCTCGGAACCGCCGGGGAGAACGAATATCTCGGTGGCCGTGCGGCCGCGCACTCGGTCATCGACATGATCCGCGCCGCCCGATCGGTCGAGAACACACTAGGTGCGCGCTGGGTGTCGATCGGCCATTCGCAGGGTGGGCACGCGGCGATCCAGGCCGGCCGGCTCGCACCCGAGTACGCGCCGGAACTGCCGGTCGAGGGCGTCGTCGCGATCGCCCCGGTCTCGTTGCTCGAGGAATTGTTCGGCATCTTCGGCCCACGCGTCCCCGCCCTCGGGGCACTCAATGTCTTGAGTGCCCCGTTCCTGTACACCCTCGCCGGCCTCGATCACGCTCACCCCGAGCTGCGCGTCACCGACTTCCTGACGACCGACGGCAAGCGTTTCCTCGACCGTTCGCGCTCCCGGTGCAACGGCGATCTCGTCGACGCGCTGCGGTCGGTGTCGCCGGGATCGCTGGTGGACCGATCGTTCACCGACGACCAGTCCTTCCGGAATGCGTTGCGGGAGTATGCGGAGGTGCCGACCTCCGGCTACCCGGCGAAGGTGACCATCGCGCACGGGATCCTCGATCCCGTTCTCCCGTACCTGCTGAGCCGCAAGCTACGGTCGGCGATGAGTGACAACGGGGTCGACGTCGACCTCAAGACCTATGCGCGCGCCGACCACAGCAGTGTCGTCGACGGATCGTTGCCCGACGTCCTGGCTGCGATCCGGCAGGCGTTCGGCGACTGA
- a CDS encoding ABC-F family ATP-binding cassette domain-containing protein, with the protein MAHLLGAETLGLEYPTTKVFDSVSLGVNEGDRIGIVGRNGDGKSSLLAMLAGRMEPDSGRVTVRGGVRIGVLSQVDEFDDGETVGHAVVGDRPEHEWAGDARVRDVIGGLLGDVEWSAPTDSLSGGQRRRVSLARLLAGEHDVLALDEPTNHLDVEAITWLADHLKRRWPANAGGLLVVTHDRWFLDEVCTVTWEVHDRIVEAFEGGYAAYILQRVERDRQAATIEARRQNLARKELAWLRRGAPARTSKPKFRIDAANALIADVPPVRDTVALQSLATARLGKDVVDLLDVSVSYGDRTVLDGIEWRLAPGERTGILGVNGAGKSTLLGLVAGTVEATGGRVKRGKTVKVATLTQRLDDLDQYLDDPVRKVIADLQTTYTFGAGSKAQELSPSQLLERLGFDSAQLSTPVKDLSGGQKRRLQLLLILLDAPNVLILDEPTNDLDTDMLAALEDLLDSWPGTLIVVSHDRYFLERATDQQFAVMDGKLRHLPGGVDEFLKLRAAQSKSNSSMPAGASSSGGGAAATSLSGADLRAANKELASMERRIDKLHSKIDAARTALADHDQADYQGLAAETESIRTMEAELEELEERWMELGEAIE; encoded by the coding sequence GTGGCACATCTACTCGGCGCGGAAACCCTAGGCCTGGAATACCCGACGACGAAGGTCTTCGACTCGGTGTCCCTCGGCGTCAACGAGGGCGACCGTATCGGCATCGTCGGACGTAACGGCGACGGAAAATCGAGTCTGCTCGCGATGCTCGCCGGCCGGATGGAACCTGATTCCGGCCGGGTCACGGTGCGCGGCGGAGTCCGCATCGGCGTCCTCTCCCAGGTCGACGAGTTCGACGACGGCGAGACCGTCGGACACGCCGTCGTCGGCGACCGTCCCGAGCACGAGTGGGCCGGCGATGCGCGGGTGCGCGACGTCATCGGCGGGCTGCTCGGCGACGTCGAATGGTCTGCGCCCACCGACTCGCTGTCGGGTGGTCAGCGCCGCCGGGTCTCGCTGGCCCGGTTGCTGGCCGGCGAACACGACGTCCTCGCGCTCGACGAACCGACCAACCACCTCGACGTCGAGGCCATCACCTGGCTCGCCGACCACCTCAAGCGACGCTGGCCGGCGAATGCGGGTGGGCTGCTGGTGGTGACTCACGATCGGTGGTTCCTCGACGAGGTGTGCACGGTGACCTGGGAGGTCCACGACCGCATCGTCGAGGCGTTCGAGGGCGGATACGCCGCCTACATCCTGCAGCGCGTCGAACGTGACCGGCAGGCCGCGACGATCGAGGCGCGTCGCCAGAACCTGGCGCGCAAGGAACTGGCGTGGCTGCGGCGCGGCGCTCCGGCCCGCACGTCCAAGCCGAAGTTCCGGATCGACGCCGCCAACGCCCTGATCGCCGATGTGCCGCCCGTTCGCGACACCGTCGCCCTGCAGTCGCTGGCCACCGCGCGCCTCGGCAAGGACGTCGTCGACCTCCTCGACGTCTCGGTGTCCTACGGCGACCGCACCGTGCTCGACGGCATCGAGTGGCGGCTCGCGCCCGGTGAACGTACCGGCATCCTCGGCGTCAACGGCGCCGGCAAGTCCACCCTCCTCGGGCTGGTCGCCGGCACGGTCGAGGCGACCGGCGGTCGTGTCAAGCGCGGCAAGACCGTCAAGGTCGCCACCCTGACGCAGCGGCTCGACGACCTCGATCAGTACCTCGACGACCCGGTCCGCAAGGTGATCGCCGACCTGCAGACCACCTACACCTTCGGCGCGGGATCCAAGGCTCAGGAACTGTCACCGTCGCAGCTCCTCGAGCGACTCGGCTTCGACAGCGCGCAGCTCTCGACCCCGGTCAAAGATCTCTCCGGCGGTCAGAAGCGGCGGCTGCAGCTGCTGCTCATCCTGCTCGACGCCCCGAATGTGCTGATCCTCGACGAGCCGACCAACGACCTCGACACCGACATGCTCGCCGCCCTCGAAGATCTGCTCGACTCCTGGCCCGGAACCCTGATCGTCGTCTCGCACGACCGCTACTTCCTCGAGCGGGCCACCGATCAGCAGTTCGCGGTCATGGACGGCAAGCTCCGCCATCTTCCCGGCGGCGTCGACGAGTTCCTGAAACTTCGTGCTGCGCAGTCGAAGTCCAACTCCTCGATGCCCGCCGGTGCGAGTTCATCGGGTGGCGGCGCGGCGGCCACATCGCTGAGCGGCGCCGATCTGCGAGCGGCGAACAAGGAACTGGCGTCGATGGAGCGGCGAATCGACAAGTTGCACAGCAAGATCGACGCGGCACGCACCGCGCTGGCCGATCACGACCAGGCCGATTACCAGGGCTTGGCCGCCGAGACGGAGAGCATCCGCACCATGGAGGCCGAACTCGAAGAACTCGAGGAACGCTGGATGGAGCTCGGCGAAGCGATCGAGTGA
- a CDS encoding SGNH/GDSL hydrolase family protein has translation MVRGGFRVLTTVLITAFVTALLVATASPAQSAPVRYTGGPYVALGDSRASGGFFTPTPGYFAGCKRSAFNYPTLVAAATLPRRFIDASCAGAQAAHLYQASQHTDGGPKTIQVHLVPRDAQLITVSIGGNDMRWAAVLGQCKTPAFTDRRCRHNRRLENEVRWRIELMENRVTPALKAIRKKAPRAQIIVVGLGGFIGFHGCWPLVPLSDPDARWMREVFNRANGALWRATTKVDGQFVDANRRSAGHDACNLINPWYESGLSNNIALPYHVNQAGAVAFAAMINGAIRR, from the coding sequence ATGGTTCGGGGCGGGTTCCGGGTGTTGACGACGGTGTTGATCACCGCCTTCGTGACAGCTCTTCTGGTGGCGACGGCGTCACCCGCCCAATCGGCGCCGGTGCGCTACACGGGCGGCCCGTATGTGGCGTTGGGCGACTCACGTGCCTCCGGCGGATTCTTCACCCCGACCCCCGGCTACTTCGCGGGGTGCAAGCGCTCCGCGTTCAACTACCCGACCTTGGTGGCCGCCGCGACGCTGCCGCGCCGCTTCATCGACGCGTCGTGCGCGGGAGCGCAGGCCGCGCATCTGTACCAGGCGTCGCAGCACACCGACGGTGGCCCGAAGACGATCCAGGTGCATCTGGTCCCCCGCGATGCGCAGCTGATCACCGTGAGCATCGGCGGCAACGACATGCGCTGGGCCGCCGTCCTCGGCCAGTGCAAGACCCCCGCGTTCACCGATCGTCGCTGCCGCCACAACCGCCGGCTCGAGAACGAGGTCCGCTGGCGCATCGAACTCATGGAGAACCGGGTCACCCCGGCACTGAAGGCCATCCGAAAGAAGGCCCCCCGCGCGCAGATCATCGTCGTCGGGCTCGGCGGCTTCATCGGATTCCACGGTTGCTGGCCGCTGGTCCCCCTGAGCGATCCCGACGCCCGATGGATGCGTGAGGTCTTCAACCGCGCCAACGGCGCGCTGTGGCGGGCCACCACCAAGGTCGACGGCCAGTTCGTCGACGCCAACCGGCGCTCGGCGGGACACGACGCCTGCAACCTGATCAATCCCTGGTACGAGAGCGGGTTGTCCAACAACATCGCGCTGCCCTACCACGTCAACCAGGCAGGCGCGGTCGCGTTCGCCGCGATGATCAACGGGGCCATCCGCCGGTAG
- a CDS encoding DUF559 domain-containing protein, giving the protein MTTAPELRKLALAHDGVITVGEARDHGLDRAATGRRVKSGQWVRESHGVYRLADHPVTDKTRTRLVALSVSSHAIVSGLMAAWWHGVVTTRPSTCTVTVPMGWHGSPVRGTTVIRRELDDADVVVRRGLRVTALPLTVLEGAVEGKMDVLDRALQRKKVTVDKLVDAYQRRRGCRGAPEMAKMLVVVGSGARSAAERLTVDLFDEYAIVGWIANHPVGSYEVDFAFVQEKVAVEIDGMAYHTDADVFQNDRKRRNALIVAGWTVLNFTWADLVERPGYVAAQVNHALKPRTE; this is encoded by the coding sequence ATGACGACAGCACCTGAACTGCGGAAACTCGCGCTGGCGCATGACGGCGTGATCACCGTCGGCGAGGCTCGCGACCACGGCCTGGACCGCGCAGCGACAGGTCGACGCGTGAAGTCCGGACAGTGGGTGCGCGAAAGCCATGGCGTCTACCGGCTGGCCGATCACCCGGTGACGGACAAGACCCGCACCCGGTTGGTGGCCCTGTCCGTCTCGTCGCACGCGATCGTGAGCGGTCTGATGGCTGCGTGGTGGCACGGCGTGGTGACCACACGCCCCTCGACCTGCACGGTCACCGTTCCGATGGGTTGGCACGGTTCACCGGTGCGGGGCACGACCGTCATCCGGCGTGAGCTCGACGATGCCGACGTCGTGGTCCGGAGGGGCCTTCGGGTCACGGCTCTGCCGCTGACCGTCCTCGAAGGCGCCGTCGAAGGAAAGATGGATGTCCTGGACAGGGCGCTGCAGCGTAAGAAGGTGACTGTCGACAAGCTGGTGGACGCCTACCAGCGTCGACGCGGATGCAGAGGTGCGCCGGAGATGGCGAAGATGCTTGTCGTGGTCGGTTCGGGTGCGAGGTCTGCAGCCGAACGTCTCACGGTGGACCTGTTCGACGAATACGCGATCGTGGGCTGGATCGCGAATCATCCGGTGGGCAGCTATGAGGTGGACTTCGCCTTCGTGCAGGAGAAGGTCGCGGTGGAGATCGACGGCATGGCGTATCACACCGACGCAGACGTCTTCCAGAACGACAGGAAGCGTCGCAACGCACTCATCGTCGCGGGGTGGACTGTTCTCAACTTCACCTGGGCCGACCTGGTCGAGCGGCCGGGATACGTTGCCGCGCAGGTCAATCACGCGCTCAAGCCGCGCACAGAGTGA